GGGCGTCGCTCTTCACGATGTGCGCCCCACAGCCCCTGCTCCCCGCGCCAGCGAACTTCCCCTTCCTCACTGCACAGCTCTCTTGCCGTCCCCGTCAGGTCGGTCACGATGTAATGCAGTTGTGTTCTGTCCCCCTGCGCTTCCACCTGTGCCAGCGGCCGAAAGCTACCCGGCTCGTACACCCACTGTACTTCCCTTGCCGCACTGCCATCTGCATAGTATTGCTGCTGACCGATAAGCTGGTCACCGTCCCAGCGATACGCCACCCGCGCTACCGCCTGCGCCGACGGGAGTTGTCCCTCGCGCACCTTGCTTACCCGGCGACCAAACGCATCGTAACGATACCGCCATCGTGCCCCGTCCGGCAAACTCACCCGCACCAGACGGTCCTGTACATCCCAGTCAAAGTGCGTGTCCTTCGGCCTGAACCCCGCCCGCGTTTCCCGCTTCATCACCAGACGTCCACAGTCATCGTACCGGTACTGCGTATGGCCACGCTCCACCACCCGACCCGCCGCATCGTACCGTGCCGACGACTGCACCACCGCATCCTGCACCTTCAGCGTCTCACCCAGTCCCGGCGCTATCTGCGACACCTCGCACAGGTTCTGTTCGCTGTCGTAACCAAACAGCCGCGCCTGACGCCGCCGTCCTTCATCACGACGCTCCGCCGTTACCTGACCCGCCCCGTTCAGCCGGAATGCCTGCTCACCCCAGTGACTGTCGCTGATGCCCGTCAGGCGGTCCAGCACATCGTACTGATAACGACGCTCCAGCACGTCATTCACCCGACCATCCGCCCCTTCCAGCGCCTGACGCTGTAGCAGCCCCGTCGGACTCCATTCGTGGCGTAGTGAAAACCCGCTGCCGTTACTCCGGCGTTGCTCTTCTCCCGCCGCCGTATGGCTGAACTGCAACGGCTGGTGTGAACCAATCCCCAGCGACGACAGCCGCCCCGACTGCCACGCCAGTTGCAGTGGCGCCAGAATCCCTTCGACCACGGCACGCTGACCGCCCGCATCGTAACCGCTCTGCACCGCCTCGCCGTTCACCGTTTCCGATGTCACCTGCCCTGCACGGTTATAGGCGTATTCCACCACCGCATCCGGGCTGGCGGCTTTGATTAACCGTCCCGCTACGTCATACGCCAGTTCCGTGATGCCGTCCGTTTCCCCGTCCGCTTTCCGCGCCGTGATACGCGTTATCCGCCCTGCCGCATCATGCTCGTAGTGCAGCGTACTGCCATCCGGTGCGGTGCGCTGCACCAGCCGGTCTGCCACATCGTAGTCATAACGGTACACCCGACCGTCGTAATGCCGCTCCTCGCTCAACCGACCGCTGGAGTCAAAGCTGTACGTCCAGTCCCGTCCCTGACTGTTCGTTACCCCGGCGAACTCCGCTTCCGCATTGTAGTGGTAGCGCACCGTTGCACCCAGCGGGTCAGTCGCTTCCAGCAGGTTATCGAACGCCCCATAGCGGAACTGATAACGCTGCCCCAGCGCATCCGTCACCGCCGTCAGGTTACCTTCCACATCGTAGCCAAACCGCGTCTCGCTGCCATCTTCATACACCACTTTCGACGGTGATTCGCGTACGCCGTCATACTCCCAGCGCCGCACCTGTACGCCCGCTTCATGCCCGATATGTCGCTCGGTCAGGCGGTCAAGGTCGTCATAGCGGAACATCACCGCTGGCGTATTATCCCGCTCAAGGCGGCTCAGCAAGCCACGGCGGTTATAGTGATAACGCTGCAACACACCGTCCGGGCCTATCACCGTCGACAGTTGCCCTGTTTCACCATAACGGTACAGCCACTCGCGTCCTTCCGGGTCATTAACCTCGACAACCTGCCCGACGGCATTACGCTGATAGCGCCATTCACTGCTCAGTGGGTCGGTATAGCTCAGCAGTTGTCCATTGTCGTCATAGGCATACTGATGCGTTGCGCCGTCAGGCAGCGTCACTTCTGTCACCAGCCCCCAGTCATTGCGCTGATACACCGTACGGCCACCCAGCGGGTCAGTCTCCGCCACCAGTTGGTTATCTACCCACTCGTATCGGGTCTCACCGCCGTCCGGCGTGCGCTGGAGCAGAATATTATTGCGCTCGTCACGCACGTAGCTGAATACCCCGCCAAATCCGCTGTGGTAATGGCTGGTTAGGGTGTCATCGTCATATTCAAAGTGCCCCGGCCAGTAGCCTTCCGAGGTTCTGTCCCGGATCGCCCGGCCTTTTTTATCGTAGTCATGCTCAACCCAGGTTGAGCCTAAATCCGACCAGCGTAGTAGCCAGCCTTCTTGTGAGTAGCGATAGTCAAAGTTACGCCCCTCATCTGCCCGTACGCTCAGTAGATGCCCATGGTCATCATAGGTATAGCTTGCCAGCGTTTTTAATGGCTGACGCTGCGGGGTACATAGCGTGAGTACTGTGACCCTGCGACGCTCCGTTGTTACGTGGATCAAGCGCCCGTCCGACAGCACCACCCAGCACAGTTCGCCCAGCATCCATTCGAAAGTCACTCGATTACCGGCTGCATCGTCAATCGACGTCAGACAAAGCTGGAGACCGAGCGCATGCTCAAACCGATAGCGCAGGCCATCAACATGATGAAGGACGAGTTCACCTTGTTGGCGGATCAGCCGCCATTGCAGGTTGGACGGTGAACGGCTGACCTCTCCCTCATTGGGCAAGGTGAAGAACGCCTGATTGAACTCACCATCTGTTAGCGTTGCCACCCCGTTGTTGAGCGTCAGGCTGATATCCCAGTTGGTGCGCCACAGCCTCCCCAGCAAACCGGAGTACCGTTCTCCTGTAGAGCGATAGTAGCGTTGCAGTGAAAGTGGCAACGACCCCGCCAGTTGAATATCGGTACGTTTCTCCACCACGGCACCGGTTGCCATGTCGACCGGGTCACCTTTTTGCTTGCTATCTTTGCTATCTGCCTTGTTAGTACCATTCCGATTATTCGCATCCTCCTGCCCCCCCTCTTTTCCCGACGGCTTTTCAGTATTTCTGCCCGCATTAATGCTGTTCGCCTCTTCCGGAGGGGCTTCGCTTTTTTTCTTTACGGGCTCTTTCGGTTTGGGATTTTCTGCAACGGCATCAGCGGGTTTGGAAGGTTCTGATTTGTGTGGCGCCTTGCCTTCTGGAGCGGGTTTTTCAGGATGAGGGGGTTTCACCTCGTCACCACTAGGCTTGACATCGCTTTGTGTCGTTGCGGTTGGCGCATCAGTAGACTCAGACTTTGAACCAGAGGATGGACTGGCCGCCCTGCTTTCCGCCGTTGTATGGCTTGGCGGGGCATCGGCCTTTTTCGTGAAGGAACCTTTAGGCCTCGGGCTACCAGAAACCCGTGTCAGAATCAGAGGAATAAACTTATCGAATTCTGTCTCAAGGGTCGCAATGGCCTCATCGTAACGTTTCACTAACTGATCCAAATAGTCGAGCATCTTGCTGAACCGATCTTTCATCAGCGCAACAATCCAGCCATCCTTCTCCGAGGCCTTCATTGCCGTAACCAAAGCCTGCTGCATGGTCAACAGCATCGCTTTGCCTTTCTGTCCATACTCTTTCAGCAACCCACGCAGTTCGGTGACACCTTTCACCAGATTACCGTTGGACAGGCTGCGGATCGTTTTGATAGCAAACTGCACAGCCGCAGGTGAGGAGGCATTTCTCAGCGCTTTAATAATCGCTCGTCCGCTCACCTTAATGGCGTCACCCAACCCAGGAATAACCCCAATCACACACAGAACACCACCGGCCACATGCAGCGGATCTTTCATCTGCTTAGGATCTTCATGGGTTTGCCAACACCACTCACCAATGGAGTACACGTCCAGCGCTTGCCCCACCACAGGAATACAACCCAGAATAATCTCGCAGAACATCATGAGCGCGGCGTTATCATCCCCACCCGCATCCGCCGTTTCTGCCGCGAGGCTATGGTGGATCTTGTTGATAGCCTGCTTCAGTTGGCGATTACCGCGGTTAATCTTTTTGTCCAGTTCCCAGAAGCGACGATAGGCCTTTGTGTACTCATCTGGGATGGAGGTGAATATTCCCGCACCATCAATATCAATATGTCGATCACTGCTGTCATCGGCGTCATACGTTACCAACCCCTGTTTACGCAGGAGAAGGAACAGCGTGAAATACTCACCTGCTAGTGCGGCATAACCCGGAGTTGACTGTAATACAGGGTTGTTCTGGATGGTTTCCTGCGGTGTAAACTCATCTTCACCTTCCTCCAGCATCAATTCAAACGTGCCCCCCCCCATGTCATAAATAAAACAGAGTCCATTGGCATCCGTCTGCCCGTGGATTTCCGTTTTATTGCTGTCGATGAGGACAAATGGCGCATTGGGAACCGGCTCACCAGAGTCGTAATGGTAATAAATCAGAACTTCATAACCACACTTGGCACAGCCTCCTGATATTTTTTTATCCGTGCTAAAACCCCGACCCGCTGCATCCTCACTGGAAAGCAGCGTTGCCTGTTTGTTTTGACTCATGAAATGGCGTCCTTTTTATTTTATGCTTCGTCCAGGTGGTCAATGGCTGCCTGATACAGGCGATCCATACGGCTTTGTGTGCCAATATATTCCGGCTGGACCAGAATGTTTTTTGCCCAGGGCTGATGCATGAATTCCGACGAAAGTTCTGTCGCCAATGCCAGCCAGCGCACGATATCGCGGTCGTTGTTAAAGCCGTTGTTTTTCGCCTGTTCCGCCTGCTGATGGATAAACACCAGTAGCTCATCGTCAGCCGCGTTCTGCCAGCTAGCATGGTAGGTGCGTAGATGTTCCCTATAGCGCGCCAGATTGTGATGCTCGTAGGGCACCATAATGGCTTGCCATTGTTCGTCACTCAGTTGGCGCGGCAGGATGTTTGGGATGGTGTGGGGTTCGCGGGCGGTGAGGTTTAAAGCACGTACCGCGCCGTCAGGAGAAATGTCGCAGAAGCTGGCTATCGGGCCATAGAGTGCGCAGGCTTCTTGTGCGGAACTGGCGGATAACAGCTGATTCACCACTTGCCAGTCACCCACGCGCAGGATGGCATTCTCCCCGGAAGGTGAAGTCACCAGGCTCCACTGCCGCAGATGTTTTGTGACCTCAAGCAGTTGATCGAGCGGTGAATACGCCTGCATAAACCATTCCAGCTGTAGCCCCATTCCCCAGCCCGGCTGGGTGACAATATGTTCTTTCACCTGCGACCAGTTAGCGGCGTGAAGCGGGATGCAATAAGGCGATACTGATGCATGAACGCGCCCCGTGTCTCCCCAGTACAAACGCGTCTGCTCCAAACTGCCTCCCCAGCGTTCGGCCAGCCACGGCACAGCATCGTTCATCGACGCTTCAGCAATAACAAAACAGCCGCCCTGAGCGATGCGCGCTTGCCAGACAGCGTCATCTTCTGGCATCAGTTCAAGGAAAGGTTGCGATACACTCACAGCGTGACCTCCGTTATGTCTGGTAACTCTCCCCGCATCCAACCGGGGCGATGGTAATTAAGCTGCACATTTTCAATTCGTTCAGGCTCAGATTTGAAAATCCGAATACTGTCCGCCATCGAATAACGTTCAGTCAGATGAATAAAGATCGGGTGTAAATAGAATTCACTGCCGAGTACCCAGCGATGAGCAGACCAGGCTTCACACTCCGCTTCACTGGCTTTGGGATAAGCGTTTCTGGCGAATTCAATACCACTAATAAAGCGTTTTTTTACTATTTCGATATCCAGTGGAAAAACACATTGCGCGCTAACAAAAAGAAAGAGTTCATTCGCTAATCGGTGTAGGCGATTGTCATTAGCGAGAAGATAATATTGATAACGCGTTAAATTAATCTGGTATGCACTATTAATATCGTTCTTATCTTCTTTATTAATATCTTGTTGTGCGAATAGCTGATATTCCCCACGTTCGCTATTCACTATGGGTAAGTACAGGTTATTCAGTGGGCCGAGAAAATCCGTTTGAGCAGTAAGTTCCAAGGTGGACCACCAAGCCGATAAAACGTCTGGTGCGTAGCTACGAAATAGCGCTCGTGTGCCATCAGGCCAGAGACAGAAAATGCGTTGCTGCCAAAAATCAACCATTTGCTGCAATGTCAGCTCGCCATGCATGAGGAGCACGCCACCATGTTGCTCCGGCTGTGTCTCAGTCAGCCAGTGCAGCAGTGTTTCGCCGGGTTTGCCTTCTTCTATTTTCACCACAATAGGCGCCCACATCTGCCAGTTTTCGGCATCCTTACCCAAATGCAACTGTTGCCATATCTCTGCCGCGGCAGGTTGAAAAGCCTGCCAATATTCAGGTAATGCGGGATAACGTAGCGGTGAAATGATCGCATACAAAGGCGCGTCAAACTGGCTGATTTCAAACAGGGTATAACCGTTTGCCATCATCGTTATTTGCCTGTAAATAAATAAGATAGATTTTGATATAACAAGAACATGAATAATCACATTTCATGCCCCAACAATCATGTAAATTATCGGGATATGAAATGTAATTTTTTTATGAAAAGAAATGAATAATAAAAACCACGAATCAAAAATAAATTACAGCGGTAATCCTTTTTCCCAGCGCCCTCTCACTTCAGCGGGCGACAGTGGTGGGAATTTAACGCCGCGCTCCAGCAACCGCTGTTTCACCTTCAGCGCCCAAGGGTATTGAGGAGATTTAGGAGACATAATGGATAAGCTGTCGTGTACACGCCACGCTAGGCTACTGCCGGTTGAAGAATAGGTATCGAAACTTGCGCCCTGTTCAATCAACCAATAAACAATTTCGTATTCATTTACATAGGCGGCATAAAGCGCACTATTTCTTTTATTTTGATCTTCTAAATTCAGATCAGCCCCTTTCTCAACGAGTAGCTTAATATCAGCCCATCGTTGCTCATTAATGGCACTAAATATTGCAGGCTGACCACGACGACCAATTGCATTCGGATCTCCACCGGCATCCAGAATAATGCGAAGCCAGTCTGGATCTTTAGCGCCCGCCACTGAATTGACTGCGCTGTCGCCAAAGCCGTCTTTATAGTTTGGATCGACACCCAGTTTAAGCGCCAGCGTGATGGCCTTTTTATCCTTCGTCTCATAAATCAGCCATAGCAGCGGCGTGATGCCTTCTTTTCCCTGAATATTCAGGTTAACGCCCTGCGACAGCTGATGACGAGCTGCCGTTTCGTCACCTTTTTGAATACTTTCCAGTACCGCCACCACGGGCAGTTCAAAAAGTTCACTCGCCCGCATACTGCGTCCTCCTGCCTGACAAGCGGTTAATAACCCCAAAATAACGACGCCCAACCATTTTATACGTGCCAGCCATTGCATTATATTCCCCTGAATGTATTGGTTATCTTCCCGATATCTTCCTTTTTCTGGCTTTCAATGCCCGCAATCACCTGATCCATACCGTGGCGTGCAATCGGTGAACCGCCAACAGCGGGAAGAGCCATCATATCACCGCTTGCTTTCGGCAGGCCCCCTTCCAGTAATTTTGCAACACCGATGACTCCCCCAAGCACTGCACCGGCGGTTCCACCAATCAATGCGCCCGCGCCAGACAATAAACCTGGAATCAAAGCCTTACCGTAGGTTTGTGCCATGGTCAATATCTCGCCATCGACCGCTTGTGTTTTAATCAATGACGCTGTTTCTGCCAATGTCGCACCACCACCTCGCAAGGCAGTATTCTCATGTAATCCTGCGGCATTGAACGTATAGCCGGGAAGTTTTGTCACACTGACCGCAGCAGAGGCTAACCCGCCTCCCAGAGAATGGCCAACAATAACAGGTGGAGGATTTGGCATCAGATCTTTGACTTGAGTCGCGAGATCCATTGCTTGTTTGTACTGCGCTGATTCAAATCCCATACCCTGAGTGGCGTTAGTCAACCAATCTTTAACGCCTGTCACCGCATTATTGGTGCCCCGGTAGGTTAACATCGTTTCGCCATTAATTGCTGATTTGAACAGAGCAGAACCAAACCCTGTTTTCTTATCCATAAAATCATTGTCTGTCAGGCCAGGAAGCTTACTCGTGTCCAGAATATCCAGCCCAACCGGTGCTTTCGGCAATTTATCCAACACACCGCGCCGAAATTCATCGACCGAATACACATACTGGGCGGCCTCAGCGCGTAGGATGCTGTCGTTATTAAATGCCAGCCGCTTCGCCGCATCGGCTAACCCCGGCAACGATGCCGCTTCGGTTGCCAACTTGGCACGCGCCAGATAGCGATCTTTACGCTGTGCAACGGAGAGCAGATCGTCAAGAATGGGTAGCTCAGCGACCGAAGCCCAGTCCATCAACGTCGGCAATAGCATCGGTGCCAATGCCAGCAGAGGCGCGCGGCTTTTTGCCGATTGCTCAGCGCAGGGTTTCACCGGGGACTGATAGGGCGAATCGCCAATGATGACGTTCCCACTACCCGCTGCAACCGAGCCGCCACAGCCGATCGCATCACCGATACGCGCCGCCAGCTTTCCATTGATGATGACCGTACCAGAGCCCGCAGATATCGCACGATTGTGCACACCGTGAGGCATATTCGGGCAGGGGCAAGCGTGGAGTAAGACCCCGTCGCTTTTACGGGCGGCCGGTTTGCCATTGATGATGACATCACCGCTGCCTTCAATAATCGGGGTGGCAGGAAAGCAACCGTGACCCGCACAACTGTCCCCTAAACGTGCAGCACCTGGCATAGTTCCTCCTTAACGTCTGTCCGGCGCATCCGGCAGCGTGGGCTTCGTGGGATCTTCTGGCGTAACCGATACCGGTGCCGTCCCCACGCCAGCCGCTCCGCCATCGTTGATTTTCACAATCGTCTAAGTAGATAATAAACTAGCATTTTTCATTCATTACCTTACTTATCAGGCCCGATACCCACACCAATTGGCCTAACTGAACTGGAATGAACCCATCCCATCACAGGTTCACCATTTTTCTTTAAATACATCATAGAAAAGAACCCCGCGTATTTTGCATAAACATCAATCTTATCCCCACCGATCAGGAAAGTATTTTTCAACTTGCAGTTCTCATTTGGTGCACTGTATAAATAGGTCCTCTCAATGACGATATACCCAGAATCAGAGGTTTTGAATAAATCCTGTTCAACTTCCGCAGAAGAATTAATTTCCCCACACGCAGCAAAAACCTCCTCTGAAAA
The window above is part of the Pectobacterium araliae genome. Proteins encoded here:
- a CDS encoding RHS repeat-associated core domain-containing protein codes for the protein MSQNKQATLLSSEDAAGRGFSTDKKISGGCAKCGYEVLIYYHYDSGEPVPNAPFVLIDSNKTEIHGQTDANGLCFIYDMGGGTFELMLEEGEDEFTPQETIQNNPVLQSTPGYAALAGEYFTLFLLLRKQGLVTYDADDSSDRHIDIDGAGIFTSIPDEYTKAYRRFWELDKKINRGNRQLKQAINKIHHSLAAETADAGGDDNAALMMFCEIILGCIPVVGQALDVYSIGEWCWQTHEDPKQMKDPLHVAGGVLCVIGVIPGLGDAIKVSGRAIIKALRNASSPAAVQFAIKTIRSLSNGNLVKGVTELRGLLKEYGQKGKAMLLTMQQALVTAMKASEKDGWIVALMKDRFSKMLDYLDQLVKRYDEAIATLETEFDKFIPLILTRVSGSPRPKGSFTKKADAPPSHTTAESRAASPSSGSKSESTDAPTATTQSDVKPSGDEVKPPHPEKPAPEGKAPHKSEPSKPADAVAENPKPKEPVKKKSEAPPEEANSINAGRNTEKPSGKEGGQEDANNRNGTNKADSKDSKQKGDPVDMATGAVVEKRTDIQLAGSLPLSLQRYYRSTGERYSGLLGRLWRTNWDISLTLNNGVATLTDGEFNQAFFTLPNEGEVSRSPSNLQWRLIRQQGELVLHHVDGLRYRFEHALGLQLCLTSIDDAAGNRVTFEWMLGELCWVVLSDGRLIHVTTERRRVTVLTLCTPQRQPLKTLASYTYDDHGHLLSVRADEGRNFDYRYSQEGWLLRWSDLGSTWVEHDYDKKGRAIRDRTSEGYWPGHFEYDDDTLTSHYHSGFGGVFSYVRDERNNILLQRTPDGGETRYEWVDNQLVAETDPLGGRTVYQRNDWGLVTEVTLPDGATHQYAYDDNGQLLSYTDPLSSEWRYQRNAVGQVVEVNDPEGREWLYRYGETGQLSTVIGPDGVLQRYHYNRRGLLSRLERDNTPAVMFRYDDLDRLTERHIGHEAGVQVRRWEYDGVRESPSKVVYEDGSETRFGYDVEGNLTAVTDALGQRYQFRYGAFDNLLEATDPLGATVRYHYNAEAEFAGVTNSQGRDWTYSFDSSGRLSEERHYDGRVYRYDYDVADRLVQRTAPDGSTLHYEHDAAGRITRITARKADGETDGITELAYDVAGRLIKAASPDAVVEYAYNRAGQVTSETVNGEAVQSGYDAGGQRAVVEGILAPLQLAWQSGRLSSLGIGSHQPLQFSHTAAGEEQRRSNGSGFSLRHEWSPTGLLQRQALEGADGRVNDVLERRYQYDVLDRLTGISDSHWGEQAFRLNGAGQVTAERRDEGRRRQARLFGYDSEQNLCEVSQIAPGLGETLKVQDAVVQSSARYDAAGRVVERGHTQYRYDDCGRLVMKRETRAGFRPKDTHFDWDVQDRLVRVSLPDGARWRYRYDAFGRRVSKVREGQLPSAQAVARVAYRWDGDQLIGQQQYYADGSAAREVQWVYEPGSFRPLAQVEAQGDRTQLHYIVTDLTGTARELCSEEGEVRWRGEQGLWGAHREERRPIPLRRYLGDAANEEVYCELRYQGQLYDTETGLYYNRHRYYDAQSGQYLSQDPIGLLGGIRPQGYVHNPLEWVDPLGLTPKEGGKDKTDESYKNRSLPRDKHGNPVPDVDAPHTQLGMKKGRKGDYLQGREWGYDDNGKLVPKRDIDFTDHGRPGNHPNPHQHDFIPNPTGGTLQHGPAKPLEYP
- a CDS encoding DUF4123 domain-containing protein, which gives rise to MSVSQPFLELMPEDDAVWQARIAQGGCFVIAEASMNDAVPWLAERWGGSLEQTRLYWGDTGRVHASVSPYCIPLHAANWSQVKEHIVTQPGWGMGLQLEWFMQAYSPLDQLLEVTKHLRQWSLVTSPSGENAILRVGDWQVVNQLLSASSAQEACALYGPIASFCDISPDGAVRALNLTAREPHTIPNILPRQLSDEQWQAIMVPYEHHNLARYREHLRTYHASWQNAADDELLVFIHQQAEQAKNNGFNNDRDIVRWLALATELSSEFMHQPWAKNILVQPEYIGTQSRMDRLYQAAIDHLDEA
- a CDS encoding DUF4123 domain-containing protein, coding for MMANGYTLFEISQFDAPLYAIISPLRYPALPEYWQAFQPAAAEIWQQLHLGKDAENWQMWAPIVVKIEEGKPGETLLHWLTETQPEQHGGVLLMHGELTLQQMVDFWQQRIFCLWPDGTRALFRSYAPDVLSAWWSTLELTAQTDFLGPLNNLYLPIVNSERGEYQLFAQQDINKEDKNDINSAYQINLTRYQYYLLANDNRLHRLANELFLFVSAQCVFPLDIEIVKKRFISGIEFARNAYPKASEAECEAWSAHRWVLGSEFYLHPIFIHLTERYSMADSIRIFKSEPERIENVQLNYHRPGWMRGELPDITEVTL
- a CDS encoding ankyrin repeat domain-containing protein; translation: MRASELFELPVVAVLESIQKGDETAARHQLSQGVNLNIQGKEGITPLLWLIYETKDKKAITLALKLGVDPNYKDGFGDSAVNSVAGAKDPDWLRIILDAGGDPNAIGRRGQPAIFSAINEQRWADIKLLVEKGADLNLEDQNKRNSALYAAYVNEYEIVYWLIEQGASFDTYSSTGSSLAWRVHDSLSIMSPKSPQYPWALKVKQRLLERGVKFPPLSPAEVRGRWEKGLPL
- a CDS encoding PAAR domain-containing protein — translated: MPGAARLGDSCAGHGCFPATPIIEGSGDVIINGKPAARKSDGVLLHACPCPNMPHGVHNRAISAGSGTVIINGKLAARIGDAIGCGGSVAAGSGNVIIGDSPYQSPVKPCAEQSAKSRAPLLALAPMLLPTLMDWASVAELPILDDLLSVAQRKDRYLARAKLATEAASLPGLADAAKRLAFNNDSILRAEAAQYVYSVDEFRRGVLDKLPKAPVGLDILDTSKLPGLTDNDFMDKKTGFGSALFKSAINGETMLTYRGTNNAVTGVKDWLTNATQGMGFESAQYKQAMDLATQVKDLMPNPPPVIVGHSLGGGLASAAVSVTKLPGYTFNAAGLHENTALRGGGATLAETASLIKTQAVDGEILTMAQTYGKALIPGLLSGAGALIGGTAGAVLGGVIGVAKLLEGGLPKASGDMMALPAVGGSPIARHGMDQVIAGIESQKKEDIGKITNTFRGI